From a region of the Pseudoxanthobacter soli DSM 19599 genome:
- a CDS encoding nucleoside deaminase, translating into MDDGFGERDGGDAVDDEWLLRRAFTLARLARRNGDHPFGALLAGPDGKVLIEQTNGFSSEGGDMTAHAERLVATRASKTLPRAFLAECTLYSSAEPCAMCAGAIYWAGIGRVVYGQSERGLKAMTGNHAENPTLDLPCRAVFAMGQREVAVVGPMLEAEAAELQRDFWAGRHED; encoded by the coding sequence ATGGACGACGGGTTCGGCGAACGGGACGGCGGCGACGCGGTCGACGACGAATGGCTGCTGCGGCGGGCGTTCACGCTCGCCCGGCTGGCGCGGCGCAACGGCGACCATCCGTTCGGCGCGCTGCTCGCCGGCCCCGACGGAAAGGTGCTGATCGAGCAGACCAACGGCTTCTCCTCCGAGGGCGGCGACATGACCGCCCATGCCGAGCGGCTGGTCGCGACGCGCGCCTCCAAGACCCTGCCGCGCGCGTTCCTCGCCGAATGCACGCTCTACAGTTCCGCCGAACCCTGCGCGATGTGCGCGGGGGCGATCTACTGGGCGGGCATCGGCCGTGTCGTCTACGGCCAGAGCGAGCGCGGGCTGAAGGCGATGACCGGCAATCACGCCGAGAACCCGACCCTCGACCTGCCCTGCCGGGCGGTGTTCGCCATGGGCCAGCGCGAGGTCGCGGTGGTCGGCCCGATGCTGGAGGCGGAAGCCGCCGAACTGCAGCGCGATTTCTGGGCCGGCCGGCACGAGGATTGA
- a CDS encoding creatininase family protein: MPDNPALPLPYWHHMSAAAIAAGDTARWIAVLPVAAVEQHGPHLPLGTDLIIAEGQVSRIVSLLPPGLPATFLPVQPVGRSLEHMATPGTLTLDWDVAVRTWTGIGEALHRAGVRKLVIASSHGGNMALADIVALELRARFAMLVATTRFGRFGQPEGAFSEDERAYGIHGGDIETSIMLHLAPDLVAMEQAADFPSAQQGFAQRFTHLRAYGPHGFGWMAQDLNPAGAVGQAARATAAKGAASLDRAAHGFIALLKDIDAFDPDTLAARF, from the coding sequence ATGCCCGATAATCCGGCCCTTCCCCTGCCCTACTGGCACCACATGAGCGCGGCGGCGATCGCGGCCGGCGACACCGCCCGCTGGATCGCGGTGCTGCCGGTGGCGGCGGTCGAGCAGCACGGGCCGCACCTGCCGCTCGGCACCGACCTCATCATCGCGGAGGGGCAGGTCAGCCGCATCGTCTCGCTGCTGCCGCCGGGTCTGCCGGCGACCTTCCTGCCGGTGCAGCCGGTCGGCCGCTCGCTGGAGCACATGGCGACCCCGGGAACGCTGACGCTCGACTGGGACGTCGCGGTCAGGACCTGGACAGGGATCGGCGAGGCGCTGCACCGCGCGGGCGTGCGCAAGCTGGTGATCGCCTCCAGCCACGGCGGCAACATGGCGCTGGCCGACATCGTGGCGCTGGAGCTGCGCGCCCGCTTCGCGATGCTGGTGGCGACCACCCGCTTCGGCCGGTTCGGCCAGCCGGAGGGCGCCTTTTCCGAAGACGAGCGCGCCTACGGCATCCACGGCGGCGACATCGAGACCTCGATCATGCTGCACCTCGCCCCGGATCTGGTGGCGATGGAGCAGGCGGCCGATTTTCCCTCCGCCCAGCAAGGCTTCGCGCAGCGCTTCACGCACCTGCGCGCCTACGGCCCCCACGGCTTCGGTTGGATGGCGCAGGACCTGAACCCCGCCGGTGCCGTCGGGCAGGCCGCGCGGGCCACCGCCGCCAAGGGCGCGGCCTCGCTCGACCGTGCCGCCCACGGCTTTATCGCGCTCCTGAAGGACATCGACGCCTTCGACCCGGACACGCTCGCCGCACGGTTTTAG
- a CDS encoding aromatic ring-hydroxylating oxygenase subunit alpha, with protein sequence MQGLTATLLRGLWYVALPAADVKPGAMVAKTLLGEPVLIGRGRDGKVFALRDICPHRGIPLSYGKFDGDTIACSYHGWRFGRDGVCTEIPSLREDQKVDASRIRCGAYSCVERQGLVWVYFPKADEAPSGREAEPPALPVFADDVAPAMSIMLPFPCSTDHAAFGLMDPTHAAFVHTSWWFKKDASKLRPKEKAFEPSELGWRMVRHALPPQNIVYKLLGQNVTTEISYRLPGLRVEEIRGDRHAVVGLTAITPVDNEHTEVWQMFWVSMGWAKPLRPLFEHLMRVFLDQDRVVVVRQREGLEKASPRLMLINDADTQARWWMRVKDEWMEAQEAGRPFANPLKPMVLRWRS encoded by the coding sequence ATGCAAGGCTTGACGGCAACGTTGCTGCGCGGGCTCTGGTATGTGGCGCTGCCGGCCGCCGACGTGAAGCCCGGCGCGATGGTCGCCAAGACGCTGCTGGGCGAGCCGGTGCTGATCGGCCGCGGCCGCGACGGCAAGGTGTTCGCGCTGCGCGACATCTGCCCCCACCGCGGCATTCCGCTGAGCTACGGCAAGTTCGACGGCGACACCATCGCCTGCTCCTATCACGGCTGGCGGTTCGGCCGCGACGGCGTCTGCACCGAGATCCCGTCGCTGCGGGAAGACCAGAAGGTGGATGCCTCGCGCATCCGCTGCGGCGCCTATTCCTGCGTCGAGCGGCAGGGGCTCGTCTGGGTCTATTTCCCGAAGGCCGACGAGGCGCCCTCGGGACGCGAGGCCGAGCCGCCGGCCCTGCCGGTGTTCGCCGACGACGTGGCGCCGGCGATGTCGATCATGCTGCCGTTTCCGTGCTCCACGGACCACGCCGCGTTCGGCCTGATGGACCCGACCCACGCCGCGTTCGTGCACACCTCGTGGTGGTTCAAGAAGGACGCGAGCAAGCTGCGGCCGAAGGAGAAGGCGTTCGAGCCCTCCGAACTCGGCTGGCGGATGGTGCGCCACGCGCTGCCGCCGCAGAACATCGTCTACAAGCTGCTCGGCCAGAACGTGACGACCGAGATTTCCTACCGCCTGCCGGGGCTCAGGGTGGAGGAAATCCGCGGCGACCGCCATGCGGTGGTGGGCCTGACCGCGATCACGCCGGTCGACAACGAGCACACCGAGGTCTGGCAGATGTTCTGGGTCTCGATGGGCTGGGCGAAGCCGCTGCGCCCGCTGTTCGAGCACCTGATGCGGGTGTTCCTCGACCAGGACCGCGTCGTGGTGGTGCGCCAGCGCGAGGGGCTGGAGAAGGCCTCGCCGCGGCTGATGCTGATCAACGATGCCGACACCCAGGCGCGCTGGTGGATGCGGGTGAAGGACGAATGGATGGAGGCCCAGGAGGCCGGCCGCCCGTTCGCCAATCCGCTGAAGCCGATGGTGCTGCGCTGGCGCAGCTGA
- a CDS encoding NifU family protein, producing MFIQTETTPNPQTLKFLPGREVLGEGVREYRSAGEAASSPLASRLFDVNGVSGVLLGTDFVAVTKDEIDWQHLKPAVLGAIMEHYLTGEAAIADEASEDDEGEFYDAADEEVVGMIKDLIEERVRPAVAQDGGDITFKGFKEGIVYLTMRGACSGCPSSTATLRHGIQNLLRHYVPEVEEVRSA from the coding sequence ATGTTCATTCAGACCGAAACGACCCCGAATCCCCAGACGCTGAAGTTCCTTCCCGGCCGCGAAGTGCTGGGCGAGGGCGTGCGCGAATACCGCTCCGCCGGTGAGGCGGCCTCTTCCCCGCTCGCGAGCCGCCTGTTCGACGTCAACGGTGTGTCCGGCGTGCTGCTCGGCACCGATTTCGTCGCCGTGACCAAGGACGAGATCGACTGGCAGCACCTGAAGCCGGCCGTGCTCGGCGCGATCATGGAGCACTACCTGACCGGCGAGGCCGCCATCGCCGACGAGGCTTCCGAGGACGACGAGGGCGAGTTCTACGATGCGGCCGACGAGGAAGTCGTCGGCATGATCAAGGACCTGATCGAGGAGCGCGTGCGCCCCGCTGTCGCCCAGGACGGCGGCGACATCACCTTCAAGGGCTTCAAGGAAGGCATCGTCTATCTGACGATGCGCGGGGCGTGCTCGGGCTGCCCGTCGTCCACGGCGACGCTGCGCCACGGCATCCAGAACCTGCTCCGGCATTATGTGCCGGAGGTGGAAGAGGTACGCTCGGCCTGA
- a CDS encoding D-tagatose-bisphosphate aldolase, class II, non-catalytic subunit: MTTRLLDLASPTAGRRPGITSVCSAHPLVIAAALAQGRDDGTDVLIEATCNQVNQEGGYTGMTPADFRRFVEEIADRVGFDRARLILGGDHLGPNPWKALPAEEALARAGAMVAAYVEAGFTKIHLDTSMGCRGEPEALPDAVTAGRAARLAAISEAAGPEGSEKPVYIIGTEVPIPGGAFEALDHLAVTRPEAALETVAVHRAAFADAGVAGAFERTLGVVVQPGVEFGNENVVVYDRPAAAALSAALDRMPGLVFEAHSTDYQPAEALAALVQDGFAILKVGPGLTFALREALYGLDRIAAVMDGLAEDDTLAAAMERLMVAEPGHWAKYYPGDASAQRIQRHYSYSDRIRYYWPHRAASGAVERLLSRLAGRHIPETLVSQYLGPFYPAVAAGTLAARPDALLRAAVQRALAPYRAACGIGS; this comes from the coding sequence ATGACCACACGCCTGCTAGACCTCGCCAGCCCGACCGCCGGCCGCCGGCCCGGCATCACCTCCGTCTGCTCGGCACATCCGCTGGTGATCGCGGCGGCGCTCGCCCAGGGCCGCGACGACGGCACCGACGTTCTGATCGAGGCGACCTGCAACCAGGTCAACCAGGAGGGCGGCTATACCGGCATGACGCCGGCCGACTTCCGCCGCTTCGTCGAAGAGATCGCCGACCGCGTCGGGTTCGACCGGGCCCGGCTCATCCTCGGCGGCGACCATCTCGGCCCCAATCCCTGGAAGGCGCTGCCGGCGGAGGAAGCACTTGCCCGCGCCGGGGCGATGGTGGCGGCCTATGTCGAAGCCGGCTTCACCAAGATCCACCTCGATACCAGCATGGGCTGCCGCGGCGAGCCCGAGGCACTGCCGGACGCGGTCACCGCCGGGCGCGCGGCCCGGCTCGCCGCGATCAGCGAAGCGGCGGGCCCGGAAGGGTCGGAGAAGCCGGTCTACATCATCGGCACCGAGGTGCCGATCCCCGGCGGCGCGTTCGAGGCGCTCGACCATCTCGCCGTGACCCGGCCCGAAGCCGCGCTCGAGACCGTCGCCGTCCACCGCGCGGCCTTCGCGGACGCCGGCGTGGCCGGCGCGTTCGAGCGCACCCTCGGCGTGGTGGTGCAGCCGGGCGTCGAGTTCGGCAACGAGAACGTCGTCGTCTATGACCGGCCGGCGGCGGCCGCGCTGTCGGCGGCTCTCGACCGGATGCCGGGGCTGGTGTTCGAGGCCCATTCCACCGATTACCAGCCGGCGGAGGCACTGGCGGCCCTCGTCCAGGACGGCTTCGCCATCCTCAAGGTCGGGCCGGGCCTGACCTTCGCGCTGCGCGAGGCGCTCTACGGCCTCGACCGCATCGCCGCCGTGATGGACGGGCTTGCCGAGGACGACACGCTTGCCGCCGCCATGGAGCGCCTGATGGTCGCCGAGCCCGGCCACTGGGCGAAATATTATCCGGGCGACGCGAGCGCCCAGCGCATCCAGCGCCACTACAGCTATTCCGACCGTATCCGCTATTACTGGCCGCACCGGGCGGCGAGCGGCGCGGTCGAGCGCCTGCTCTCGCGCCTCGCCGGCCGGCACATCCCCGAGACCCTCGTCAGCCAATATCTCGGCCCGTTCTATCCGGCCGTCGCGGCGGGCACGCTCGCCGCCCGGCCGGATGCGCTGCTGCGCGCCGCCGTGCAGCGCGCCCTCGCCCCCTACCGCGCCGCCTGCGGCATCGGCTCCTGA
- a CDS encoding FadR/GntR family transcriptional regulator — protein sequence MDAGGREDERASAVDHVVAAIRDLIRDRGLNVGDALPGEIEIAAMAGASRNTVREAIRILKAYGLVESRPKIGAVITDRRQTAVNALLSFAIDLSAESFRDIQGFRRLIEMNLGEVLVGRIGAAEIADLRRLNAAMAAAADPFEAARLDFLFHRSLVDAAGNRTLAEIYAMLEPVIRRLMETGKSLRRAREGAAAEHADIVAALERGDRLGFAYHMSRHLDAGLEYIPAARADGPPERGGR from the coding sequence ATGGACGCGGGCGGACGCGAGGACGAGCGGGCATCGGCCGTCGATCACGTCGTCGCGGCGATCCGCGACCTGATCCGCGACCGCGGCCTCAATGTCGGCGACGCGCTGCCCGGCGAGATCGAGATCGCCGCGATGGCCGGCGCCAGCCGCAACACCGTGCGCGAGGCGATCCGCATCCTGAAGGCCTACGGCCTCGTGGAATCCCGGCCGAAGATCGGCGCCGTCATCACCGACCGGCGCCAGACCGCCGTCAACGCGCTCTTGTCCTTCGCCATCGACCTGTCGGCCGAGAGCTTCCGCGACATCCAGGGTTTCCGCCGCCTCATCGAGATGAATCTCGGCGAGGTTCTGGTCGGCCGGATTGGCGCGGCCGAGATCGCCGACCTGCGCCGTCTCAACGCCGCGATGGCGGCCGCCGCCGACCCGTTCGAGGCGGCGCGGCTCGATTTCCTGTTTCATCGCAGTCTGGTGGATGCGGCGGGAAACCGGACCCTGGCGGAAATCTATGCCATGCTTGAACCGGTGATCCGCCGGCTGATGGAAACCGGCAAATCGCTGCGCCGTGCCCGCGAGGGCGCCGCCGCCGAGCACGCCGATATCGTCGCCGCGCTCGAACGCGGCGACCGGCTCGGCTTCGCCTATCATATGAGCCGGCACCTTGATGCCGGCCTGGAATATATTCCTGCGGCGCGCGCGGACGGCCCGCCGGAGAGGGGAGGACGCTGA
- the uxuA gene encoding mannonate dehydratase, producing the protein MLQSWRWFGPEDPVTLDHVRQAGASGIVTALHHIYDGRAWTADDVAERKAMIEAKGLTWAVCESIPVPTAIKQRRGGYRAAIESWKTSLANLGRAGVPVVCYNFMPVVDWTRTNLRYPMPSSGLALRFDMPDFVAYDVFALKRPGAEGDYPAALVETAKQRFEAMSDAEIGTLERNIIAGLPGGEDTYTREGIAERIASFEGIGPAEMRANLIEFLKEVVPVAEEVGVKLAIHPDDPPFSLFGLPRIVSTADDVRALFAAVDNPVNGITLCAGSYGSRGDNDLPAMAAEFGPRIHFVHLRNVSREPDGSFIESDHLDGDVDMVALISALKREERRRAAVGRPDVHFPMRPDHGHLLVDDIAKDAAGLKVNPGYSCIGRLKGLAELRGVMAAVDRLLPA; encoded by the coding sequence ATGTTGCAGTCCTGGCGCTGGTTCGGACCGGAGGACCCGGTAACGCTCGACCATGTCCGCCAAGCCGGCGCGAGCGGCATCGTCACCGCGCTGCACCACATCTATGACGGCCGGGCGTGGACCGCCGACGATGTCGCCGAGCGCAAGGCGATGATCGAGGCGAAGGGCCTGACCTGGGCGGTGTGCGAATCGATCCCGGTGCCGACCGCCATCAAGCAGCGGCGCGGCGGCTACCGCGCGGCGATCGAGTCCTGGAAGACCTCGCTCGCCAATCTCGGCCGGGCCGGGGTTCCGGTGGTGTGCTACAATTTCATGCCTGTGGTGGACTGGACGCGCACCAACCTGCGCTATCCGATGCCGAGCAGCGGGCTGGCGCTGCGGTTCGACATGCCGGACTTCGTCGCCTACGACGTGTTCGCGCTGAAGCGGCCGGGGGCCGAGGGCGATTATCCGGCCGCGCTCGTCGAGACCGCGAAGCAGCGGTTCGAGGCGATGTCGGACGCCGAGATCGGCACGCTGGAGCGCAACATCATCGCCGGCCTGCCGGGCGGCGAGGACACCTACACCCGCGAGGGCATCGCCGAGCGCATCGCCTCGTTCGAGGGCATCGGCCCGGCGGAGATGCGGGCGAACCTGATCGAGTTCCTGAAGGAAGTGGTGCCGGTCGCAGAAGAGGTGGGCGTGAAGCTCGCCATCCATCCCGACGATCCGCCGTTCTCGCTGTTCGGCCTGCCGCGCATCGTCTCGACCGCCGACGACGTGCGGGCGCTGTTCGCAGCCGTCGACAACCCGGTCAACGGCATCACGCTCTGTGCCGGGTCCTACGGGTCGCGCGGCGACAACGACCTGCCGGCGATGGCGGCGGAATTCGGCCCGCGCATCCACTTCGTCCACCTGCGCAACGTCTCGCGCGAGCCGGACGGCTCGTTCATCGAATCGGACCATCTCGACGGCGACGTCGACATGGTCGCGCTGATCTCCGCGCTGAAGCGCGAAGAGCGCCGCCGCGCCGCCGTGGGGCGCCCGGACGTCCACTTCCCGATGCGCCCGGACCACGGCCACCTGCTCGTCGACGACATCGCCAAGGATGCCGCCGGCCTCAAGGTCAATCCCGGCTATTCCTGCATCGGCCGCCTGAAGGGCCTCGCCGAGCTGCGCGGCGTGATGGCCGCGGTGGACAGGTTGCTTCCGGCCTGA
- a CDS encoding adenylate/guanylate cyclase domain-containing protein, whose protein sequence is MAVDGGQAAGAPGGIRAWLAGLTAQRLRLASGLVLFAFVLTHFLNHALGIVSLEAMEAVQEVRAGFWQSVPGMVLLCGAAAIHIGLALGKTARRRTLAMPFWEAAQLLLGLAIPFLLAGHVVGTFVSRLRFDAPDEYSSVLGSIWASTAVLQSLAMLVVWAHAMIGLHYWLRGRAWYQRSLPVLFAFAVTLPLATEWGWTDAARRLPPGPGPERARLGNAFVEWNEHNTFAVRAGFAALLGGVALAIAARRRDPTGRRSIAVTFPGGRVVRVVPGATLLEIAREREIAIASVCGGRARCSTCRTRILSGLEALPPPSEAEAAVLARVHARHGVRLACQIRPASDLSVEPLLPVKAGWDGGAQVEDAFHWGVEQTVAILFVDMRGFTSLSENRLSFDVVFLLNRYLDAMAREVREAGGQVDKFIGDGVMAIFGIGQGVQAGSRAALAAAAGMGRALVELNREFEASLGQPLRIGVGIHAGPVILGRVGEAGGREAASITALGDTVNTASRLETMTKTCGGVVVASAAVVRAAGADATGIETVEVPVRGRRSQMRVCVFKEFAAVEQALAASAETGQGSKL, encoded by the coding sequence GTGGCGGTCGACGGGGGGCAGGCGGCCGGAGCGCCGGGCGGCATCAGGGCGTGGCTCGCCGGGCTGACGGCGCAGCGCCTGCGGCTCGCATCCGGCCTCGTGCTGTTCGCCTTCGTCCTCACCCATTTCCTGAACCACGCGCTCGGCATCGTCTCGCTTGAGGCGATGGAGGCGGTGCAGGAGGTGCGCGCCGGTTTCTGGCAGTCCGTGCCGGGGATGGTGCTGCTCTGCGGCGCGGCGGCTATCCACATCGGGCTCGCCCTCGGCAAGACCGCGCGCCGGCGCACCCTCGCGATGCCGTTCTGGGAAGCCGCCCAGCTGCTGCTCGGCCTCGCCATTCCCTTTCTCCTCGCCGGCCATGTCGTCGGCACCTTCGTCTCGCGGCTGAGATTCGACGCGCCGGACGAATACAGCTCCGTGCTCGGCAGCATCTGGGCCTCGACCGCGGTGCTGCAGAGCCTCGCGATGTTGGTGGTGTGGGCCCACGCCATGATCGGGCTGCATTACTGGCTGCGCGGACGGGCGTGGTACCAGCGCTCGCTGCCGGTGCTGTTCGCGTTCGCGGTGACGCTGCCGCTCGCCACCGAATGGGGCTGGACCGATGCCGCACGCCGGCTTCCGCCAGGCCCAGGGCCTGAGCGCGCGCGCCTCGGCAACGCCTTCGTCGAGTGGAACGAGCACAACACGTTCGCGGTCCGGGCGGGTTTCGCGGCGCTGCTCGGCGGCGTCGCGCTTGCGATCGCCGCGCGGCGGCGCGATCCGACCGGGCGGCGTTCGATCGCCGTCACCTTTCCGGGCGGCCGCGTCGTCCGCGTCGTGCCGGGCGCGACGCTGCTCGAAATCGCCCGCGAACGCGAGATCGCCATCGCGTCCGTCTGCGGCGGGCGGGCGCGCTGTTCCACCTGCCGCACCCGTATCCTCTCCGGGCTCGAGGCTCTGCCGCCGCCGAGCGAGGCCGAGGCGGCCGTGCTTGCCCGTGTCCATGCGCGCCACGGCGTGCGGCTCGCCTGCCAGATCCGTCCGGCCAGCGATCTTTCGGTGGAGCCGCTGCTGCCGGTCAAGGCGGGGTGGGATGGCGGGGCGCAGGTCGAGGACGCGTTCCACTGGGGCGTGGAACAGACGGTGGCGATCCTGTTCGTCGACATGCGCGGCTTCACCAGCCTGTCGGAAAACCGGCTGAGCTTCGACGTGGTTTTTCTGCTCAACCGCTATCTCGACGCGATGGCGCGGGAGGTGCGCGAGGCGGGCGGTCAGGTCGACAAGTTCATCGGCGACGGCGTGATGGCGATCTTCGGCATCGGGCAGGGCGTTCAGGCCGGCAGCCGGGCCGCGCTGGCGGCGGCCGCCGGCATGGGCCGCGCGCTGGTGGAGCTGAACCGCGAGTTCGAGGCGAGCCTCGGCCAGCCGCTGCGCATCGGCGTCGGCATCCACGCCGGGCCGGTCATTCTCGGCCGCGTCGGCGAGGCGGGCGGGCGCGAGGCCGCCTCCATCACCGCGCTCGGCGACACCGTCAACACCGCAAGCCGGTTGGAAACCATGACCAAGACCTGCGGCGGCGTGGTGGTGGCCTCCGCCGCCGTCGTCAGGGCCGCCGGTGCCGACGCAACCGGCATCGAGACCGTCGAGGTGCCGGTGCGCGGGCGCCGCTCGCAGATGCGGGTGTGCGTGTTCAAGGAGTTCGCCGCGGTCGAGCAGGCACTGGCGGCCTCTGCGGAAACCGGGCAGGGCTCGAAGCTCTGA
- a CDS encoding LysE family transporter: MSIAASASVLPSALAPLAVIAATYLAAAATPGPNMMLVGHVAAGRSRGAGLAAAAGVAAGTLIWLVLSLAGIGLLMQQAGDVYRLLRLVGAAYLVFVGVRMLLAGWRGPAGAAQGRAATAPRGRSPFVLGLLTNLTNPKSAVFWTSVFMVVLPARIGLGFEVALVAVILSLAFLWYGFVAVAFSTAAVRRSYAAAARWLDGATGLIMIGLGLKLADEVRREIAA, from the coding sequence ATGTCGATTGCCGCTTCAGCCTCCGTCCTGCCGTCCGCCCTCGCGCCTCTGGCGGTGATCGCGGCCACCTATCTCGCCGCCGCCGCGACGCCCGGGCCGAACATGATGCTGGTCGGCCATGTCGCCGCCGGCCGGTCCCGGGGCGCCGGGCTCGCCGCGGCGGCCGGCGTCGCGGCCGGCACCTTGATCTGGCTGGTTCTGAGCCTCGCCGGCATCGGCCTCCTGATGCAGCAGGCCGGCGACGTCTACCGGCTGCTCCGGCTCGTCGGCGCGGCCTATCTGGTGTTCGTCGGCGTGCGGATGCTGCTCGCCGGCTGGCGCGGGCCGGCCGGGGCCGCGCAAGGGCGGGCCGCGACAGCCCCGCGGGGCCGCTCTCCCTTCGTGCTCGGCCTTCTCACCAACCTCACCAATCCCAAGTCGGCCGTGTTCTGGACGTCCGTTTTCATGGTGGTGCTGCCCGCCCGCATCGGGCTCGGCTTCGAGGTCGCCCTCGTCGCGGTCATCCTGTCGCTGGCGTTCCTGTGGTACGGTTTCGTCGCCGTGGCGTTCTCCACCGCCGCCGTCCGCCGGTCCTATGCCGCCGCCGCGCGCTGGCTCGACGGCGCGACCGGCCTCATCATGATCGGGCTCGGCCTGAAGCTCGCCGACGAGGTCCGCCGCGAGATCGCCGCCTGA
- a CDS encoding SDR family NAD(P)-dependent oxidoreductase, which produces MSNRSESLSAGTASDDDAFAGKVAIVTGTTGIGRATALTLAERGASVMALGIDEAANAALAAEAASRGLEFEVRRCDVSDADDVAAAVEATVEAFGGVDIVVNSAAVHPYGDAVGTSPAMFARCLAVNVGGVHLMAHFAVPEMRLRGGGVIVNVSSVQGHACQSGVAAYVASKGAIHALTRAMALDFAPDRIRVVSVSPGSVRTPILALAARTFDGEEADIEAVFARFGAAHPIGRIGEPEEIADLIAFLASDRAGFITGSDHVIDGGLTAGLGVR; this is translated from the coding sequence ATGTCCAATAGGAGTGAATCCCTGTCCGCCGGGACCGCGTCGGACGACGACGCCTTCGCCGGCAAGGTCGCCATCGTCACCGGCACCACCGGCATCGGCCGCGCCACCGCGCTGACGCTGGCCGAGCGCGGCGCCTCGGTGATGGCGCTCGGCATCGACGAGGCCGCCAACGCCGCGCTGGCGGCCGAGGCCGCGAGCCGCGGGCTCGAGTTCGAGGTCCGCCGCTGCGACGTCAGCGACGCCGACGACGTGGCGGCGGCGGTGGAAGCGACCGTCGAGGCGTTCGGCGGGGTCGACATCGTCGTCAATTCCGCCGCGGTCCACCCCTATGGCGATGCGGTCGGCACCTCGCCGGCGATGTTCGCGCGCTGCCTCGCCGTCAATGTCGGCGGCGTCCACCTGATGGCGCATTTCGCCGTGCCGGAGATGCGCCTGCGCGGCGGCGGCGTCATCGTCAACGTCTCCAGCGTCCAGGGCCATGCCTGCCAGTCCGGGGTGGCGGCCTATGTCGCCTCGAAGGGCGCGATCCATGCGCTGACCCGCGCCATGGCGCTCGACTTCGCCCCGGATCGCATCCGCGTGGTCTCGGTCAGTCCCGGTTCCGTGCGCACGCCCATTCTGGCCCTCGCCGCGCGCACCTTCGACGGCGAGGAGGCCGACATCGAGGCGGTGTTCGCCCGCTTCGGCGCGGCCCACCCCATCGGCCGCATCGGCGAGCCGGAGGAAATCGCCGACCTGATCGCCTTCCTCGCCTCCGACCGCGCCGGCTTCATCACCGGTTCGGACCACGTCATCGACGGCGGCCTCACCGCCGGCCTCGGCGTGCGCTGA
- a CDS encoding DUF1499 domain-containing protein translates to MSSSMLPMIVAYVVFAIMVLAAVRERLWSIGGAPADLGPIDFATLGPARRGSRFLAAPAGFTTAVPDLEPPRFRAFGKALALAFAAAAETLPHGTRVSVDGDGLGARYVFRTPFSRRPDTVQIRILPLEGDETTVAILSHSRFSLGGTAAHAARVKALIAGAEAHLARTA, encoded by the coding sequence ATGTCGTCCTCCATGCTGCCGATGATCGTCGCCTATGTGGTGTTCGCGATCATGGTGCTGGCGGCGGTTCGCGAACGGCTCTGGAGCATCGGCGGCGCGCCGGCCGATCTCGGCCCCATCGATTTCGCCACCCTCGGCCCGGCCCGCCGCGGCAGCCGGTTCCTCGCCGCCCCCGCCGGCTTCACCACCGCCGTGCCGGACCTGGAGCCGCCGCGCTTCCGCGCCTTCGGCAAGGCGCTGGCGCTCGCCTTCGCCGCGGCGGCGGAAACGCTGCCTCACGGCACCCGCGTCTCGGTCGACGGCGACGGGCTCGGCGCCCGCTACGTGTTCCGCACGCCGTTCAGCCGGCGGCCGGACACGGTGCAGATCCGCATCCTGCCGCTCGAGGGCGACGAGACCACCGTCGCGATCCTGTCCCACAGCCGGTTCTCGCTCGGCGGCACCGCGGCCCACGCCGCACGGGTCAAGGCCCTGATCGCCGGCGCCGAGGCGCACCTCGCCCGCACCGCCTGA